The genomic region AAAGTGTTTTGTTAGCTTACCTGTTAGCACTAGCGCTCCTGTTAGTAAGCAGACAGAAGTTAGCATGAGTAGGTCCGCACGGCCGAGGGGTCGAGTCTCGGTGAGGCCGGTGGCGGAGCTTGAGCAGATGTGGCACAGAGAGTTGGACAGAGAGGAACCAGCATGCAGTTAGTCAGTCAGGACAGGTGCAAAGAAGCACaacatagcaaaaataaatgaGGTAGAGGAGCTGTTAGTATTGTAACACACCTTCAGACTGGAGCTGTTTCTTGGGCATCAAGTTCACAGAGGGCGGCATGGACATCGACGGCATGTGGAAGCCAGCAGGCAGCGTTTCCATGGAGCCCGCCATCATGCCCATCCCCACCCCTCCCTCACGCGCCCGAAACCTCTTGCGCCACGATGGAGAGCGTCGAAAAGACTTGTCATCTCCGCTCTACAGGGAAAGGGAGAAAGGCAAGGTCAAGCATTCCAACCTTTTTCAACAATATTTGATGAAAGCAGCAGCTTGAGAGGTCACCTCCTCTAGTCGACGGTCGGTCCCCAAGGCTAACAGGTTGTTGAACTCCCTCTCCAGTACCTGCCGTGCCTGAAAAAAAGCACACACAACCTCTGTGAGACAGAGACGCTGTAAGCGTATCAAAGAGGGTCAGTAATGAGCACGAGCTAATGGCAACATGTCAATGAAAGCTCTTGAAGTACCTTCATGTTTTTAGTTGATCAGTACTTATGAAACCTCTGGGCAAGTAATCTGAAGCCTTTGACAGCGATTGAAAACAACTGAGGCCTCTTTATCAGAGAACGACTGATACAGAATCTGAGGCCGAAGGAAGAGTTGGCAGCATGAGGCCAGCACTGAGAAGAAATGCTGACTGCACACAAACTGCAGAGTCACCAAAAGATAAATCAACCAATCTCATAAAAACAACTGTGACTGTTGGAAGATGGACTGGTTGCAGAAAGCCCAACAGGCAGCCATAAGGTTACAGTCCTGGGAATTAGAAGTGTTGAATGGGAAGCAGGGTAAAGAGTGCTAAATCAAAGACCAGGATTGAGTACGCAGTTTTCACTTCCATCTCTAAGTCAAGAGGCTTTTTGGTTAGAGGCCGGAAATAATGTCAGAGGTTAACACAAACATTTTGTTCTATGAAATAAAATATGTCTAAAAACAACCCCATCATCTTTACATTTTTAGATTTAAAAGTGGGTGTTGATAAGTGTTTAATGAGACTACGAAACTTCATTGCGCTTAAAACAAGTCTTcttttagcttagtggtggttaGTTGACAATTCTGGTGCAATTACGCTTAGAAATTGGTGAAGATTATCCTGTTAAAAAAATGTGATTCATAAACTCTTGTCCCCCACAGAGATCATTTTCTACAATTATCAAAAATAGAATTGCTAAAAAATCCAACAGACTTTATTGTCAAGGAACCTGGACAATGCTAACTTTCTTGTGGGACTACACAAATCATTACAGCTGTCTATTGTCATTGAAATGTAACTATTTATCATATTGGTATATTtcttaaacatttgaaatgatttTTGAATCACTTTCTAACTGCATGTTGAGTGTCAACAGTGTTCCTGTATAACCACCTGTGTGTTCTGCATAGGGATCTGCAGGATGAGTGCGAGGCTGCTGTAGTCAAAGGTCTCGTCCAGAGAGAGGAGAGCTCCGTGGATGCCGCTCTCCAAAAGGTTGCCGTTATACTCCCTCAAACCAATGGACAGGACCCAATGGATCACCTGCTCATTGGTCCACACCAACACATCTAAAGAAAAGAGAGGGGCTAATACTCAAGGTATAATAATGTTTATACAATGTcagcacacattattatcagcAAATCAGAGCAAATTCTATTAGAGTGAAGGAGctagaaagagaaagagagagacacatAAAGAGATAATGTTCATGTCCACATGGTGTCAACTCACTGGCACACTCCCTTTGTTCATAAAGCACAGCTGTCATCCAGCTTTCCAAGTTGGAACAGGCGGTGTTTGTGCATGTCTGTgtcgttgtgtgtgtgtctatgtgtgtgtgcgtaaacAGGGCAGGACTCTGATTTTAAATGACAGCTGAGTCAAGTTCATGAACAGAACTCAAGGTCAAAAGGGCAAGAGCGCTAGATAGAtctaagtgtttgtgtgtgtgtgtgtgtgtgtgtgtgtgtgtgtgcgtgcgtgcgtgtgtgtgtgtgtgtgtgtgtgtggaccactCTTGGTATGTGGAGCTTTGGATCATACGATTGTAGGCTTGCTTCAGCTGGCGTTTTGACAGTATGTGGTGCAGCTGTTTCAATGCTTAGGCCAAATGGACAATATCAGGCCAAGCCACTAGGTGGTACTCTGGCCCGATGAGACTGTGGATGTTTGCGATCCTTTGCACTGTGTTTGAATTTGTATAAGTGTGTCTGCTTGCATTTGTGTCACTGTTTGTAACAGtgtgtttgtaaaatgtacCTTTCATCTCGTGTTGGCTGTCCTCTCTCCGGCGATCCAGTTCTTTCCTGTCATAATTGAGTCTCTTCAAGCACATAATCCCATACTGCAGACTAGCCctggtatacacacacacacgcacgcacacacacgaacaTAGAAATACACACAAACATGAAGGAGCAAACAagctcacacacaaacatagaAAAAGCACAAGCACATCATTAGCCTTCTCATCTCCATTGCTAATGTGTCCAGTTAGCAGATGAAAGGGAAGCTGATCAAACGGCTGCTCAGCTACAGACCTATGGAAGCTGTCCACCATCTTGAGGTGGCTCCTAAGGTCCTTCTTGGTCAGGTGGTCCAGCATGCGTGCGTCAACCAGACACTCCATGAAGTAGGAGCGGTACTGAGGCAGGCCGAGGCTGGGCAGCCATTCATTCCCTATCCACTCATGATTCATGTCGCCATACGCCAGAGTCTACAGGGAGAGGAGGACATCAAGTTACTTGTTTGTGAAACAGGAGAAGAGAGACTACTCTCTTTCAATATGTATTGTAAATATGTATATGGATGTGGGACTGTTGTACATAAAAAACAATATGCTTTGATGCTAAAAGCTACTGAAGTGGTAACACAGCCATTGCTTTAGAAAAGCTTTGACAGGAAAAGCACAGGTGTGAATTATAACATTGGAAACACTTTCTATTTTGGTGTTGCAGGTCAAGGTATACACTTCTTTTTCAGCACGATTGACATACATTTCCTTGGGGTTCTCTTTGTTTTTAACAGAACATTATCACTACTGGATAGGACATTAAAACATGAGCACCTCATCATTTTAAAGGCCTTGCACAGTGGGTGCTTTCAGTCATTCCCTCTCATTGGACCTCTGTTCAGATTTATGTTGGAAGTCACATAACTCTATGCACCAATAGGACCGTTTCACAGACGACATTTAGCCGTGTCAGAATAGGAAGACACGGCTTAAATCAATGAAATGAAAGACGGCTTAATGCCATTTAGTTGCTTCCGTTTCATTGTCAAGGTCAACATGTGCGCTGTGAAAATGTCCCCcttaaaatacaaaagcatttaatataagcCAATGACCGTTCTCACTGCACAGATTCGTTTTAAAGTTGATCAAGCACTGTTTGTTCAAATGTTTGTACACATATTACATTTAAAGTTTATTAAGCACAGTTTGTACACATTTGCTGCCCTGAAAATAGCTCTTATCAGGTAGAAAATGTCTGTGTGAGGTGAAGTGACTACGTAGGGTTTTTTAACACGGATAAAACACACAACTGCCAAAATGTAGAAGGATTGCAATATGTCTCTATCAAACAAAGTGATCAGCGTTTGTCCTGATTAAAGGCTCAGTTCactggagaaaaaaaacataatgaCTAAGATAAATAGAATTTGGCCAACATTAAAACTGTTTTGGTTTCCGACCAATATTTTGTCTCCTCTGCTGCCTCTGTTTCCACTTTGCTGTGTGCAGAGCCTAATATTGACTGAGTTGGCGGCTCTCTCTTATTTAAATAACACATTtgagtgtatctgtgtgtgtgtgtgtgtgtgtgtgtgtgtgtgtgtgtgtgtgtgtgtgtgtgtgtggcctagcattactatacttgtgaggacctaaatctgtttacacagtcacgtgtggggactcgcctcccttatggggacaaaatggagggaaTCATTCATCTTAGGGTGAAGTCTTGGTTAagtttagggtaagggtaaggttaagggtaagggttagggttaggcatatgttggttatggttaaggttaggataagtctccaggaaatgcatgtaagtcaatgtaatgtcccctgaagtgatgtatacatgttatgtgtgtgtgtgtgtgtgcgcgtgtagaGTTTGTGGAGATAGATGTTGGCATACCAGCGACCTCACCTGTGCCCAGCTGCCCTCCTCATTGTCCTGAGTGGCAGCATGGTTAGAGACAATAACaagttcagagagagagagaggggatacCTAAAGATACACGTATTGCACATTCAGGAAATACACCCACACAAAAAATGCAGTTAACCTTTATTGCACATCTCCAAAACTCATATCAATAAGTAATCGGTTATAACAGTTAAATCCGACGACCACATACAAATACCAGTACGAGCACAATAATGCGTCAGTGTGTGATATTGTGTGTATATAAAGGGGTCTTCTGGGAGATGACATGTGTGTCACGGTGGGGACAGTGTGAGGGTGAGAGAGTGTTGGATGGGGGGGATGGGAGGGGAGCACCCAGATGGTACTGACCGCTTTAGTGGAGGAAGCCAGGTTCTCCATCTCTTCATGAGTCACCCACACATTTCCGGAGGACTGCTCAGAGGACGAAAACACACACCCGAACACACACATGCGTACAAAAGCAAATGTGTATTTTCACACAAACCGTCCCccatgtgcacacacacccgcaaagacacacacacacacacacacacacacacacacacacacacacacacacacacacacacacacacacacacacacacacacacacacacacacacacacacacacacacacacacacacacacacacacacacacacacacacacacacacacacacacacacacacacacacacacacacacacacacacacacacacacacacacacacacacagacaaacattgtGTTGAGTGATGCCAAGGGAGGGAGTGTATTTCAGGCAGGTAGCTTGTAGCTATATGTggcactttgtgtgtgtgtctgtttcccacagatccACATGCAATTTATGGCAGCGGCAGAGTCTGTGGTCTGAACAAAAAAAAGCAACACAGAGTGAAGAGTCCTCACCCCAGGGTGCAGAGTGAAGCTGACAGTGGAGGATGTGTTGAGTGTTTTGTGTAGGGGAATGTGATCATATTCACAATCTTTGGATTACATTTTTGTGTAACTCCATGTGCTCATTTATTTTATAGCTGTTTGTGTATGCAGATGTTTATTTGATCATATCATTTTACCGTTCTGGAGGTAAGGGGTGCAGAGGGGCTGGTGAGGGAAACCATTTCCTGGATGGCCAAGCGCAGTTTGAGTCGGTGCAGAGGGTTGCTGATGCCAATCTCCCTCTGAATCTCTGTGTCAGACAGAGCTGACATCACGGCTCCGCTCTTCACGTTGGCACGACACGCTGCCACATACCACGCTGGCATTCCCACCCACAGCTAGTGAGAGTCATCAAGATATTCAACGTCACCAATATTGTCACCATAAAAGGTCAGATAGAAAGGGGAAGGGGCTGCGGATCAGgctgtgatgactgtatttatCTTACTTATTAGATGTAGTAGCATAATACCTGACATAAAGAAAGCAAGACAGAGGCAGGTTTTGTAAAAATGTATGGTTAGTAGATATAAGCAGATTGGAGGAGTACCTCTAGCCAGGAGACGACAGTAGGGCCGTCCCAATGAGCAAATGGCAGGCCTCTTTTCCTGGCGTCTTCCAGAAGCTCGTGTCTAACAAGAGAAGTGAGACACAAGAGAGAAAGCGTTTGGTGAACATAACTAAATTAACAAAAACACAGAAAGAAAGGATGCTTTTACTTTTTCTTCATCCTGCGATCCCTCTCAGCCTGCGTGCCCAGTTTTCCCAAAGTCATAGTGTCACCGATGCCCATGTCAAAGTCTGGAAAACAGCGCAACAGTGTTCAATTGTATCtctacacacaaaacacacattgtCTGAATGTCGGCTTGACTATGGGAAACCGTTAGTATTATGAAATGTACCTGTTAAGGCCGGTAGAGGCTGAACCTCCCTGCacacagcagcagtctgctccaTTCGACCCTTCTCCTTCTTCCCAAACAGTCGGCCAATAGATGACTTGATGCCTTTCTTCTGCTTGCTGCAAAcagttaaaacagataaagttgTATAACGCTAAAATCTTCCAAATGTGTTGTTAAAAAGTGGACACACAAaataatatatgtgtgtgtgtgtgtgtgtgtgtgtgtaccctcTGCCGTCCTCTAGACTGCCGGTGAACTGGGCGAAATTGGTTTCTAGCCGTAAACTTCGGGGGGACGAGGGGGGCGATGTCTCACACTTGATAGTAGCTTTGTCCACTTCAACCGGAGACTAGAAGAGTCAGACAAGAAACTCAGCTCAGTCAAAAGAGCCACAGTTGGACAAAAAAAACTTCAGCTGTATTTGCAAACTCACCGCTACTTTCCTGCGGTGTTTCCTCAAGTCGCTTGgctgtaaaaaacaaaacaacatccAGTTACTGATACATCTTTTTGATTACAATGAACACACCGCTGTATGACATGCAGAGCTCTGACCAGAGTCATGATGCCTAGGTGGTGGCTGGCGTTGCGCGAGTGGTGTTTAGGTGTGGAGTGGCCACTggtggggggggaggaggaggatgccAGGGACTGGGCGGTGGCGGAGGTGGGCAGCGCCCGGGGTCGCAGCGTCACGTTGAGGCCGTCCATGCTGCCACTGTTCACACGAGACTCAATCTCGTCAGAGCGCAGGTCTGCTGACTCCCTCTCCACCTGGAtcatcctgcacacacacattcacagttaACAGACATCCCATCTCTTTAACTACACCCCTTGCATTTCTGTGATAATGAATGAATACGTATAACACTACTTATGTggaataaaatgtattttctatgtttgtgtttttttatctCCAATTGTTAAATTATTGAACGCATATTTCTTTGGAGCAATAATTATTTTTCTATTGTATTTTGATAATGTTACTTTGTATGTCTGGATTCATCCTATAATTGTTAATGTTTCCAATAATCATgattattattcttttttttaagtgTTTTTATTAATAATGATTGGTTTGGATTTTTAATTGTCACTTGTagaaattgtattttttatatTAAACTATTCTTGAGAAATACTGCATTTTTAAAAATATCTATTTATAGCAGTATTTCTTTCTCCCAGCGAGTCTGGCTCCTCTGCAGCATAATCAGCATGTATTTGCATCTCCTCACCAGAAGCATATTCTGAGGTGTCACACGAGGACCTTTATTACTGTAAACTGCAATAAACAGCATCCTCTTCCAGCAGCAATCAAACTGAAGAATGAAGAGTCGTATCGACGTGCTATCATCCTGATCTAATGCCACTATCAGCTGTTGGCCGTCTTTATATTGCTGCAGTATCAACATTTCCCTTTTCTTGTAATTATTAGTTGTACTATCTTGAATACTTCGTTCTCCCTTTATCTGTATCCTGTTTCTCGCTGCTGCACTGACCCACTTTCCCCATGGGGATCATGAAACTGTCATGTGCTGTAATATAATATATCTGTGCTTTGTCACCTTATCTCTTCATTGATAGCATCGAGCTGCTCCTGCAGCATGAGAGCCAGAGTCTGAGCGTCAGATTGCCCGCTGGGGGAAAGCAGGGTGGAGCTGACGTCATCATCCATGTCAGACTCTGCCTCGATGTCGCTGCCGAGGAGGTGGCTGACGCTGCCGCGGAGAGACGGGTAGTCCTGTTCAAACACAGCGCACACCTGGAAAAACAAACACATGTGAGCTTTAA from Pseudochaenichthys georgianus chromosome 5, fPseGeo1.2, whole genome shotgun sequence harbors:
- the ppfia4 gene encoding liprin-alpha-4 isoform X4, coding for MMCEVMPTISEGDSAGPPRGTGGVPNGSDQEANFEQLMVNMLDERDKLLESLRETQETLIQSQTKLQGALHERDVLQRQINAALPQEFATLTKELNICREQLLEKEEEISELKAERNNTRLLLEHLECLVSRHERSLRMTVVKRQAPPPSGVSSEVEVLKALKSLFEHHKALDEKVRERLRVALERVSSLEGQLTASTQELNTVRQRKDGDSLERTDGSKPTWKRLPNGSIDAHDEGSRVSELQELLERTNKELVQSREHSATLSGRMADLEAELTNARRELCRSEELSIKQHREQREREDMEERITTLEKRYLAAQRETTHIHDLNDKLENELATKDSLHHQSEEKVRQLQEMLEMAEQRLAQTMRKAETLPEVEAELAQRVAALSKAEERHGNVEERLRQLESQLEEKNQELGRARQREKMNEEHNKRLSDTVDRLLTESNERLQLHLKERMAALEDKNSLIQDLENCQKQLEEFHHTRERLIGEIEKLRNEIDHLKRRSGAFGDVSHSRSHLGSASDLRFSVVEGQDGHYSTTVIRRAQKGRMSALRDDPNKDYPSLRGSVSHLLGSDIEAESDMDDDVSSTLLSPSGQSDAQTLALMLQEQLDAINEEIRMIQVERESADLRSDEIESRVNSGSMDGLNVTLRPRALPTSATAQSLASSSSPPTSGHSTPKHHSRNASHHLGIMTLPSDLRKHRRKVASPVEVDKATIKCETSPPSSPRSLRLETNFAQFTGSLEDGRGKQKKGIKSSIGRLFGKKEKGRMEQTAAVCREVQPLPALTDFDMGIGDTMTLGKLGTQAERDRRMKKKHELLEDARKRGLPFAHWDGPTVVSWLELWVGMPAWYVAACRANVKSGAVMSALSDTEIQREIGISNPLHRLKLRLAIQEMVSLTSPSAPLTSRTSSGNVWVTHEEMENLASSTKAVSPLSLSELVIVSNHAATQDNEEGSWAQVRSLTLAYGDMNHEWIGNEWLPSLGLPQYRSYFMECLVDARMLDHLTKKDLRSHLKMVDSFHRASLQYGIMCLKRLNYDRKELDRRREDSQHEMKDVLVWTNEQVIHWVLSIGLREYNGNLLESGIHGALLSLDETFDYSSLALILQIPMQNTQARQVLEREFNNLLALGTDRRLEESGDDKSFRRSPSWRKRFRAREGGVGMGMMAGSMETLPAGFHMPSMSMPPSVNLMPKKQLQSEAPPPASPRLDPSAVRTYSC
- the ppfia4 gene encoding liprin-alpha-4 isoform X8, producing the protein MMCEVMPTISEGDSAGPPRGTGGVPNGSDQEANFEQLMVNMLDERDKLLESLRETQETLIQSQTKLQGALHERDVLQRQINAALPQEFATLTKELNICREQLLEKEEEISELKAERNNTRLLLEHLECLVSRHERSLRMTVVKRQAPPPSGVSSEVEVLKALKSLFEHHKALDEKVRERLRVALERVSSLEGQLTASTQELNTVRQRKDGDSLERTDGSKPTWKRLPNGSIDAHDEGSRVSELQELLERTNKELVQSREHSATLSGRMADLEAELTNARRELCRSEELSIKQHREQREREDMEERITTLEKRYLAAQRETTHIHDLNDKLENELATKDSLHHQSEEKVRQLQEMLEMAEQRLAQTMRKAETLPEVEAELAQRVAALSKAEERHGNVEERLRQLESQLEEKNQELGRARQREKMNEEHNKRLSDTVDRLLTESNERLQLHLKERMAALEDKNSLIQDLENCQKQLEEFHHTRERLIGEIEKLRNEIDHLKRRSGAFGDVSHSRSHLGSASDLRFSVVEGQDGHYSTTVIRRAQKGRMSALRDDPNKVCAVFEQDYPSLRGSVSHLLGSDIEAESDMDDDVSSTLLSPSGQSDAQTLALMLQEQLDAINEEIRMIQVERESADLRSDEIESRVNSGSMDGLNVTLRPRALPTSATAQSLASSSSPPTSGHSTPKHHSRNASHHLGIMTLPSDLRKHRRKVASPVEVDKATIKCETSPPSSPRSLRLETNFAQFTGSLEDGRGKQKKGIKSSIGRLFGKKEKGRMEQTAAVCREVQPLPALTDFDMGIGDTMTLGKLGTQAERDRRMKKKHELLEDARKRGLPFAHWDGPTVVSWLELWVGMPAWYVAACRANVKSGAVMSALSDTEIQREIGISNPLHRLKLRLAIQEMVSLTSPSAPLTSRTSSGNVWVTHEEMENLASSTKATLAYGDMNHEWIGNEWLPSLGLPQYRSYFMECLVDARMLDHLTKKDLRSHLKMVDSFHRASLQYGIMCLKRLNYDRKELDRRREDSQHEMKDVLVWTNEQVIHWVLSIGLREYNGNLLESGIHGALLSLDETFDYSSLALILQIPMQNTQARQVLEREFNNLLALGTDRRLEESGDDKSFRRSPSWRKRFRAREGGVGMGMMAGSMETLPAGFHMPSMSMPPSVNLMPKKQLQSEAPPPASPRLDPSAVRTYSC
- the ppfia4 gene encoding liprin-alpha-4 isoform X11 — encoded protein: MMCEVMPTISEGDSAGPPRGTGGVPNGSDQEANFEQLMVNMLDERDKLLESLRETQETLIQSQTKLQGALHERDVLQRQINAALPQEFATLTKELNICREQLLEKEEEISELKAERNNTRLLLEHLECLVSRHERSLRMTVVKRQAPPPSGVSSEVEVLKALKSLFEHHKALDEKVRERLRVALERVSSLEGQLTASTQELNTVRQRKDGDSLERTDGSKPTWKRLPNGSIDAHDEGSRVSELQELLERTNKELVQSREHSATLSGRMADLEAELTNARRELCRSEELSIKQHREQREREDMEERITTLEKRYLAAQRETTHIHDLNDKLENELATKDSLHHQSEEKVRQLQEMLEMAEQRLAQTMRKAETLPEVEAELAQRVAALSKAEERHGNVEERLRQLESQLEEKNQELGRARQREKMNEEHNKRLSDTVDRLLTESNERLQLHLKERMAALEDKNSLIQDLENCQKQLEEFHHTRERLIGEIEKLRNEIDHLKRRSGAFGDVSHSRSHLGSASDLRFSVVEGQDGHYSTTVIRRAQKGRMSALRDDPNKDYPSLRGSVSHLLGSDIEAESDMDDDVSSTLLSPSGQSDAQTLALMLQEQLDAINEEIRMIQVERESADLRSDEIESRVNSGSMDGLNVTLRPRALPTSATAQSLASSSSPPTSGHSTPKHHSRNASHHLGIMTLPSDLRKHRRKVASPVEVDKATIKCETSPPSSPRSLRLETNFAQFTGSLEDGRGKQKKGIKSSIGRLFGKKEKGRMEQTAAVCREVQPLPALTDFDMGIGDTMTLGKLGTQAERDRRMKKKHELLEDARKRGLPFAHWDGPTVVSWLELWVGMPAWYVAACRANVKSGAVMSALSDTEIQREIGISNPLHRLKLRLAIQEMVSLTSPSAPLTSRTSSGNVWVTHEEMENLASSTKATLAYGDMNHEWIGNEWLPSLGLPQYRSYFMECLVDARMLDHLTKKDLRSHLKMVDSFHRASLQYGIMCLKRLNYDRKELDRRREDSQHEMKDVLVWTNEQVIHWVLSIGLREYNGNLLESGIHGALLSLDETFDYSSLALILQIPMQNTQARQVLEREFNNLLALGTDRRLEESGDDKSFRRSPSWRKRFRAREGGVGMGMMAGSMETLPAGFHMPSMSMPPSVNLMPKKQLQSEAPPPASPRLDPSAVRTYSC
- the ppfia4 gene encoding liprin-alpha-4 isoform X10, whose product is MMCEVMPTISEGDSAGPPRGTGGVPNGSDQEANFEQLMVNMLDERDKLLESLRETQETLIQSQTKLQGALHERDVLQRQINAALPQEFATLTKELNICREQLLEKEEEISELKAERNNTRLLLEHLECLVSRHERSLRMTVVKRQAPPPSGVSSEVEVLKALKSLFEHHKALDEKVRERLRVALERVSSLEGQLTASTQELNTVRQRKDGDSLERTDGSKPTWKRLPNGSIDAHDEGSRVSELQELLERTNKELVQSREHSATLSGRMADLEAELTNARRELCRSEELSIKQHREQREREDMEERITTLEKRYLAAQRETTHIHDLNDKLENELATKDSLHHQSEEKVRQLQEMLEMAEQRLAQTMRKAETLPEVEAELAQRVAALSKAEERHGNVEERLRQLESQLEEKNQELGRARQREKMNEEHNKRLSDTVDRLLTESNERLQLHLKERMAALEDKNSLIQDLENCQKQLEEFHHTRERLIGEIEKLRNEIDHLKRRSGAFGDVSHSRSHLGSASDLRFSVVEGQDGHYSTTVIRRAQKGRMSALRDDPNKDYPSLRGSVSHLLGSDIEAESDMDDDVSSTLLSPSGQSDAQTLALMLQEQLDAINEEIRMIQVERESADLRSDEIESRVNSGSMDGLNVTLRPRALPTSATAQSLASSSSPPTSGHSTPKHHSRNASHHLGIMTLPSDLRKHRRKVASPVEVDKATIKCETSPPSSPRSLRLETNFAQFTGSLEDGRGKQKKGIKSSIGRLFGKKEKGRMEQTAAVCREVQPLPALTDFDMGIGDTMTLGKLGTQAERDRRMKKKHELLEDARKRGLPFAHWDGPTVVSWLELWVGMPAWYVAACRANVKSGAVMSALSDTEIQREIGISNPLHRLKLRLAIQEMVSLTSPSAPLTSRTSSGNVWVTHEEMENLASSTKADNEEGSWAQTLAYGDMNHEWIGNEWLPSLGLPQYRSYFMECLVDARMLDHLTKKDLRSHLKMVDSFHRASLQYGIMCLKRLNYDRKELDRRREDSQHEMKDVLVWTNEQVIHWVLSIGLREYNGNLLESGIHGALLSLDETFDYSSLALILQIPMQNTQARQVLEREFNNLLALGTDRRLEESGDDKSFRRSPSWRKRFRAREGGVGMGMMAGSMETLPAGFHMPSMSMPPSVNLMPKKQLQSEAPPPASPRLDPSAVRTYSC
- the ppfia4 gene encoding liprin-alpha-4 isoform X1 produces the protein MMCEVMPTISEGDSAGPPRGTGGVPNGSDQEANFEQLMVNMLDERDKLLESLRETQETLIQSQTKLQGALHERDVLQRQINAALPQEFATLTKELNICREQLLEKEEEISELKAERNNTRLLLEHLECLVSRHERSLRMTVVKRQAPPPSGVSSEVEVLKALKSLFEHHKALDEKVRERLRVALERVSSLEGQLTASTQELNTVRQRKDGDSLERTDGSKPTWKRLPNGSIDAHDEGSRVSELQELLERTNKELVQSREHSATLSGRMADLEAELTNARRELCRSEELSIKQHREQREREDMEERITTLEKRYLAAQRETTHIHDLNDKLENELATKDSLHHQSEEKVRQLQEMLEMAEQRLAQTMRKAETLPEVEAELAQRVAALSKAEERHGNVEERLRQLESQLEEKNQELGRARQREKMNEEHNKRLSDTVDRLLTESNERLQLHLKERMAALEDKNSLIQDLENCQKQLEEFHHTRERLIGEIEKLRNEIDHLKRRSGAFGDVSHSRSHLGSASDLRFSVVEGQDGHYSTTVIRRAQKGRMSALRDDPNKVCAVFEQDYPSLRGSVSHLLGSDIEAESDMDDDVSSTLLSPSGQSDAQTLALMLQEQLDAINEEIRMIQVERESADLRSDEIESRVNSGSMDGLNVTLRPRALPTSATAQSLASSSSPPTSGHSTPKHHSRNASHHLGIMTLPSDLRKHRRKVASPVEVDKATIKCETSPPSSPRSLRLETNFAQFTGSLEDGRGKQKKGIKSSIGRLFGKKEKGRMEQTAAVCREVQPLPALTDFDMGIGDTMTLGKLGTQAERDRRMKKKHELLEDARKRGLPFAHWDGPTVVSWLELWVGMPAWYVAACRANVKSGAVMSALSDTEIQREIGISNPLHRLKLRLAIQEMVSLTSPSAPLTSRTSSGNVWVTHEEMENLASSTKAVSPLSLSELVIVSNHAATQDNEEGSWAQVRSLTLAYGDMNHEWIGNEWLPSLGLPQYRSYFMECLVDARMLDHLTKKDLRSHLKMVDSFHRASLQYGIMCLKRLNYDRKELDRRREDSQHEMKDVLVWTNEQVIHWVLSIGLREYNGNLLESGIHGALLSLDETFDYSSLALILQIPMQNTQARQVLEREFNNLLALGTDRRLEESGDDKSFRRSPSWRKRFRAREGGVGMGMMAGSMETLPAGFHMPSMSMPPSVNLMPKKQLQSEAPPPASPRLDPSAVRTYSC
- the ppfia4 gene encoding liprin-alpha-4 isoform X6, with translation MMCEVMPTISEGDSAGPPRGTGGVPNGSDQEANFEQLMVNMLDERDKLLESLRETQETLIQSQTKLQGALHERDVLQRQINAALPQEFATLTKELNICREQLLEKEEEISELKAERNNTRLLLEHLECLVSRHERSLRMTVVKRQAPPPSGVSSEVEVLKALKSLFEHHKALDEKVRERLRVALERVSSLEGQLTASTQELNTVRQRKDGDSLERTDGSKPTWKRLPNGSIDAHDEGSRVSELQELLERTNKELVQSREHSATLSGRMADLEAELTNARRELCRSEELSIKQHREQREREDMEERITTLEKRYLAAQRETTHIHDLNDKLENELATKDSLHHQSEEKVRQLQEMLEMAEQRLAQTMRKAETLPEVEAELAQRVAALSKAEERHGNVEERLRQLESQLEEKNQELGRARQREKMNEEHNKRLSDTVDRLLTESNERLQLHLKERMAALEDKNSLIQDLENCQKQLEEFHHTRERLIGEIEKLRNEIDHLKRRSGAFGDVSHSRSHLGSASDLRFSVVEGQDGHYSTTVIRRAQKGRMSALRDDPNKVCAVFEQDYPSLRGSVSHLLGSDIEAESDMDDDVSSTLLSPSGQSDAQTLALMLQEQLDAINEEIRMIQVERESADLRSDEIESRVNSGSMDGLNVTLRPRALPTSATAQSLASSSSPPTSGHSTPKHHSRNASHHLGIMTLPSDLRKHRRKVASPVEVDKATIKCETSPPSSPRSLRLETNFAQFTGSLEDGRGKQKKGIKSSIGRLFGKKEKGRMEQTAAVCREVQPLPALTDFDMGIGDTMTLGKLGTQAERDRRMKKKHELLEDARKRGLPFAHWDGPTVVSWLELWVGMPAWYVAACRANVKSGAVMSALSDTEIQREIGISNPLHRLKLRLAIQEMVSLTSPSAPLTSRTSSGNVWVTHEEMENLASSTKADNEEGSWAQTLAYGDMNHEWIGNEWLPSLGLPQYRSYFMECLVDARMLDHLTKKDLRSHLKMVDSFHRASLQYGIMCLKRLNYDRKELDRRREDSQHEMKDVLVWTNEQVIHWVLSIGLREYNGNLLESGIHGALLSLDETFDYSSLALILQIPMQNTQARQVLEREFNNLLALGTDRRLEESGDDKSFRRSPSWRKRFRAREGGVGMGMMAGSMETLPAGFHMPSMSMPPSVNLMPKKQLQSEAPPPASPRLDPSAVRTYSC